One Mesorhizobium sp. J428 DNA segment encodes these proteins:
- a CDS encoding enoyl-CoA hydratase/isomerase family protein: protein MAGIEIAAELSWPAAGVARIKLTRRDTHNTLTSELLETLDRLFDEAASSKARVLIVTGSGKTFCGGAHIKLFTDPASPLYRNARAIRDDYVKPIIRVFSRLREAPFVTVAAINGFALGGGCELALSCDFRLMADTARIGLTETRLGALAAAGGVQSLARVVGRAKALEMALLGDQLTAADAKAAGLATAVHPAAELDDAALAFAKRLLLCSPISVAETKRALCRCETAAPDEADRIALDAVLAASAGAEWWEGMAAFAERRPAAFRMEDG, encoded by the coding sequence ATGGCGGGAATCGAGATTGCGGCGGAGCTTTCATGGCCAGCTGCGGGTGTGGCGCGCATCAAGCTGACCAGGCGCGACACGCACAACACGCTGACGAGCGAGCTCCTCGAGACGCTCGACCGTCTGTTCGATGAGGCCGCATCCAGCAAGGCGCGGGTGCTGATCGTCACCGGCTCCGGCAAGACCTTCTGCGGCGGCGCCCACATCAAGCTCTTCACCGACCCCGCCTCGCCACTCTATCGCAACGCTCGTGCGATCCGCGACGACTACGTCAAGCCGATCATCAGGGTGTTCAGCCGCCTGCGCGAGGCGCCTTTCGTGACGGTCGCGGCGATCAACGGCTTCGCGCTCGGCGGCGGCTGCGAACTGGCGCTGTCCTGCGACTTCCGGCTGATGGCGGACACTGCGCGTATCGGACTGACCGAAACCCGGCTCGGCGCGCTCGCCGCCGCCGGTGGTGTGCAGTCGCTCGCTCGCGTCGTCGGCCGGGCGAAGGCGCTGGAGATGGCGCTGCTCGGCGACCAGCTGACCGCGGCGGATGCGAAGGCGGCGGGCCTCGCCACGGCCGTCCACCCGGCCGCGGAGCTGGACGATGCGGCGCTTGCCTTCGCCAAAAGGCTATTGCTGTGCAGCCCCATTTCCGTTGCGGAGACCAAACGCGCATTGTGCCGCTGCGAAACGGCAGCTCCGGACGAGGCCGACCGAATCGCCCTCGATGCCGTTCTGGCCGCGTCCGCAGGCGCCGAGTGGTGGGAAGGCATGGCCGCGTTCGCCGAGAGGCGGCCGGCGGCTTTTCGGATGGAGGACGGATGA
- a CDS encoding TetR/AcrR family transcriptional regulator has translation MKNGTARRQVFRLSRERRVADIMAAARDVFREKGYEDAPMSDIAVRANVVEGSIYRYFENKRDLLVKVIEDWYEAMLADYDQQLSGIRGTRNRLRFMIWRHLKTIHEEPALCDLMFQFLRTGRDYSHTTVYELNKQYTRRTLDIIKEGIAAGELRGDVALRLVRDMIYGCIEHHTWAYLRGEGQFDPDATADAIVDLVLSGLQIRRLPQAPDLADRLERAIDRLEGLAGKPAG, from the coding sequence ATGAAGAACGGAACAGCGCGCCGCCAGGTCTTCAGGCTCTCACGCGAACGCCGGGTCGCCGACATCATGGCGGCCGCCCGCGACGTCTTCCGCGAAAAGGGCTACGAGGACGCGCCGATGTCCGACATCGCCGTGCGGGCGAACGTCGTCGAAGGCTCGATCTACCGCTATTTCGAGAACAAGCGCGACCTGCTCGTGAAGGTGATCGAGGACTGGTACGAGGCGATGCTGGCCGACTACGACCAGCAGCTGTCCGGCATCCGCGGCACCCGCAACCGGCTGCGCTTCATGATCTGGCGGCACCTGAAGACGATCCACGAGGAGCCGGCGCTCTGCGACCTGATGTTCCAGTTCCTGCGCACCGGTCGCGACTACAGCCACACCACTGTCTACGAGCTCAACAAGCAGTATACCCGCCGCACGCTCGACATCATCAAGGAGGGCATCGCCGCCGGCGAACTGCGCGGCGACGTGGCGCTGAGACTGGTGCGGGACATGATCTACGGCTGCATCGAGCACCACACCTGGGCCTATCTGCGCGGCGAGGGCCAGTTCGATCCGGACGCGACGGCGGACGCCATCGTCGACCTCGTGCTGAGCGGCCTGCAGATCCGCCGCCTGCCCCAGGCGCCGGACCTTGCCGACCGGCTGGAGCGGGCGATCGACAGGCTGGAGGGCCTGGCCGGCAAGCCGGCCGGCTGA